CAATTAACCGTAGGAATAGCCATCCTTGGAATGTAGTTTCGTGAAGTCACAGAGTAAGCCACCTATTCTTTTCTTGTGTATTCTAATTTCCAACCTGGTAGACGATTGCACTACAACCCGTCCCACAATCGCCTAACCAGATGCGGGGTCTGGTTCAACCTGTGTAATCCAACGTATGACTACGTTAGACTACGTTTTTCAGGTATCCCTACTGTTGATTTGGCGATTTGCTGTTGCGATAGCTACGCTTAAGATTGCTCTTCGAGAAGCCCACCTTGGGGTACTAACACGGCTCTAGCTTTTTGTGTTAATGGATTCATCAGAGTCTTAGCGCCGTGGAAATCCCTGCATTCATGCATGGGGGTAATCTTGCCTTAAACGTAGTACTCGAAGTACTTAAGCTAGTCAGATTAGTGGATCTTTCAGAGCCGCCCGCCTTTAGGCGTGGGGTTTCTGACAGTAGCTTTCCCTAGGGTAGCTGCTTGTCGCCAGACATAGCCACTTTTTTATTTGGCTACACTTAATTTTCCATTAAATTTATATAAAGTACAGCTATGATGATGCTTGCAAAATGTATAACTTTAGTATATTTTTGGTATGATTTTATTTGAAAAATTGCCAATTTAAATCTCTAGGGTTAACAGCAGTGTAACTCCAGTGTATTTCTAGTAACCGCAAAAGGCTTGAATGTTAGAAAGACAGATATACAAGTACAAAGGCTCTCAAACAGACGGAGATTCACAAATATTGAAATATTTTTTACTGTATCTTAGCCAAAGGATTTACTCCATCAGGGAAAATACGGTAATTATAAAAAACTCCATCCCCTTGTGGGTGGAGTTTTAGGGCATAGGGAATAGGGCATGGGGCATGGCAAAGATGGGAGCAATGCCCAATGCCCAATCCCCTTGTGGTCGGGGTCAATCCAAAACTTGTACTGAGCGAAGTCGAAGTATCCAAAACTTGTACTGAGCGTTCGCGCAGCGTCCCGCTCTTAAGTCGTTGGCGTAGCCTCTGTCTGCGACACGCACTCGCGTTCGTAGAGAAGTATCCAAAATCCAAAATTGGTTGACCTTTGAGCCGGAAATTTATTTCATGGCTTTTAACTGAGCAGTATTACCACACTTCTGGTGGGGACGGACTCGCGTCCAGGAGGCTCTGATACTTGACGGGAGTGATTTGGAACTATGACAAGCCAAGGACTGAGAGCATCACCAGAAGGTATCAGGGTAGCAAAAACAGCTTTAACTGATAAAACCTGGAGTCAACAGAAATTAGCAACATCCTTAGGTATCACACGTCAGCCAGTTTCCAAGTTTTTCGCTGGTGAGCCAGTTTCCCGCAGTTGTTTTGTCCAAATTTGCCAAAAGCTAGGGTTATCTTGGCAAAAGGTTGCTGGTTTACCAGAAGATTTGGTATCTGTAGTAACTGCTAAAGTGCAGTCTAATACGGTTGATATAGATACACTGGTAGTGGAAATGCGCCAACAGCGTCAAGACAAAATCCAATATCAGTGCAGTACTATTCAAATGTTGGATATTGCCCAGCCTATTCCACTGATTGATATTTACACGAGTGTCAATGTATTAGAAGCCATCCCCAGCCAGCAATGGCGAGAAATTTCTGATCTGTTGAAGGACTTCAGTCGAGAATCTAACTATAACCGACTTCATGCTCTTAAGCATCAGAAAACTTTACCAGGGTTAGAAGTTGTGTCACGCACCTCGAAGTTGATGTTACTGGGGAAACCGGGATCTGGTAAAACGATATTTTTACAATATCTGGCGACTGAATGCAACAAAGGCCAATTTCAACCGCACCGAATAGTTGTTTTCATCAAGCTGAAAAAATTTGCTGAAGATACTCAAGATGAGAGTGATTTCAATCTATTTAACTACATCAGTCAAGAGTTTCTTTGTAGTGGAACTGAAGAGGAATCAACAAAAACTGTACTTACTCAAGGCAGAATGCTAATTTTATTAGATGGATTAGATGAAGTACCATTAGCAGATGCAGATAAGGTGACAAGGGAAATTCGCAGATTTACCGAAACTTATTACAAAAATTCCTTTGTGATTACTTGTAGAATAGGTGCCCAACAATATAAATTTCAGGAATTTACGGAATTTGAGATAGCAGATTTTCAGGACAAACAAGTTGAAAATTTTGCGAAAAATTGGTTTGTCGCCGTGGCTTTGAAATCTAGGGAAAATGCGGAAGCTACGGGGAATATGTTGATAAATCAGCTTAATTTACTAGAAAACCAGCCAATTCGAGAATTGACAGCCACTCCCATGCTACTGCATTTTATTTGCTTAGTGTTTCACGCAAAAAAACAAGCATTTCCGTCGAATATAGCTAAGTTCTATGAGCAGTTACTAAATATTCTATTGGTGCGATGGGATGAAGTCAGAGGTATTAAACGGGTAACTCTTAATGGTAGTTTAAGTGCTGCAAGTAAAAAAAAGCTACTTTATCAAATTGCTGCGATTACGTTTGAGCAAGGAGATTACTACTTTGAACAGGACAAAATTCAGGAACTGATGACTGACTATCTCATTACATTACCTGATATTACACTAGATAATCAATCATTACTAAAAACCATTGAGACCCAACATGGGTTATTGGTGGAAGAAGCACGGGGAATTTATTCTTTTTCACATTTGACTTTTCAAGAATATTTCATGGCTAAAAATATTGTAGAAAATTATCAATTCAAAGCGTGGAAAATTTTACTCTGTCATTTGACTGAAACGCGCTGGCATAATGTGTTTTTACTCACAGTTAACATGTTGCCAAATGCTGAGGAAATGTTCCGCTTAATGAAGCAAGAAATTGATTTACTAGTGGCTGTTGATCATCAAATACAAAATTTTCTGATTTGGGTACGTCAAAAATCAAATTCAGTTTCTACTCGCTACAAAATAGCAGCGATTCGGGCTTTTTATCTGGTCTGCGATCGCGCCTTTGCTCTTACTCCTAACTATAACCTTGAGTCTGCCCTTGTGGGGGACATAACCTTTGACCCAGATTTGGCTGTTGATGATTTGCTCGCCAGTACTCTGGTTTGTGTTGGGGAGCTTGGCCAGTCGTTTGAGTATACCCTGGATGATACCATTGTTCAGGATCATGCTCATGCTCTGGCCATTGCTTTGAACCAAACTCTGGAATTGGTTTTTGAACCAGAATTGCAGCAAGTACTGCAAAACCTGAAAGCACAATTACCAGATTTAAATCTCGCTCCCCAAAAATTGCGGCTATGGTGGGAAGCTAACGGCAAAGTCTGGGAGAAAAAATTAAGAGATGCACTAATTAATCATCGCAATATTGGTCACGATTGGCATTTCAATCAACAGCAGCAGGAATTGCTACTACAATATTACTATGTTAACAAATTATTGGTGGATTGCCTACATCGGGCTTCTGGGATAACTCCAGCGCTACGAGAGGAGATGGAGGAGACATTGTTGTTAGCGATCGCTGATATTGAAACAATAGCTAAGTAGTTCGCGGTAAATAAACTGTACTGGCTTTGGTCGTCATTTGTTAGAGTTTCGGGAATATTTGTTTTTGGTAATATGGTGCGGATTATTTCTATTGACATAGTTATATATGTCCAATGAGGTATTTTCTGAGGTGAAGAGATTTAAAATCCCTGATTTGCCAAAAAATAAATACTTAAATAACTCTGTCTATATCAAGAGATGATTTGAGAATATTCAACCCCAAGAAAGAGAAATTTAAGTGGTATTGTTTGCTAACTTGCTGTTAAGTGCAAACAGCAAGTAGGAAAAATAGTGATGAATAATAATCGATTAGGTGGTATCATTCCTTCAGAACCACCTGTAAACCCACAATCTGATGTTCATGTTCTCAAGTCTCGTTTAGAATGGGGTGAACCAGCTTTGACAATCCTAGATGTGAGCGATCGCAGAACTTATAACCAAGGTCACATCATGGGAGCAATGCCGATGCCAATAGATGAATTGGTAGACTGTGCTGCATCATCTTTGGAAAAAGTCCGTGATATTTACGTTTACGCTGCAACTGAAACACAAACTGCTCAAGCTGCACAATTGCTGCGTTCTGCTGGTTTTAAACATGTATCTCAACTCCAAGGCGGTCTTACTGCATGGAAGGCTATTGGAGGACAGACGGAAGGCATTATTGAATCCAGAATTCCCCCTGGTTTAGCTGAATATAATGTGGTATCTCGGATACAAGAACATTTTGAACAAAAATGTTGAGCGCAGTCCCTACCTATAACGAAGTTTAGGTAGGGTTACCGAAACCCAGGGTACGTGCTACAATACAGTTGGTACGGTAAAAGGCAAAACCTGGAGACACGACCATTTTTATATTAGTAATTATTAGTTTTGTTCCTAATATTACTAACATTTTTACTAGAGTGTATGCGCGGAGCGCAGGCTTCGCCAACGTAGGCAAAAGTTCCAACGACACACTGAGAACGCCAGTTTTTCTGGTAACGCTATTTTTAGCGCAAAGTTTCCCCAACTATATTGCCTTTATTGTTGGGGTGCGTTCAAACCCAGAACAAACAGGTATAGTTTAAGGGTCAAGAGTCAAGAGCCAACTATTGCAGTAAAAGGATAGTAGGGGCGCAAGTCCTTGCGCCCCTACCCTGTTGTATATTTACCTGAAAATGGCTGTAATATCATGTCCGGTTATATGACCGTAATAAAATATTCTGTAGAGACGTTACATGTAACGTCTCTACATTGCGGGTATTATGGGTAAGCTCCCGGACATGATATAAATAGATATTCTTCCAGTGGTTCGGGAGTAATTAGTGTTCAAATAAATCTTTAAATTGCAATAAATCTAAAGATACTATCGTCGGCAAAACTTGAAAGCATTCTTGAGCTAGTTCCCAACGTTCTTCGCGTTGGAGCATGGCTGTGAGTTTTTGCTGTACGCTGAGTAAGTAACGCACATCATTGGCGGCGTAACTCAATTGAGCTTCAGATAAATTAGCTGCGTTACCCCAATCGGAACTTTGAGAGCTTTTATCTAGTTCTACTTGTTCCAACTCTTGCACTACATCCTTAAGTCCGTGACGATTGGTGTAAGTCCGGGCTAATTTACTAGCGATCTTGGTACAAAAAATTGGACTAACTGTAATACCCAAATTGTAACGCAAAGTAGCAACATCGAAACGCGCAAAGTGAAATACTTTGAGGACATTGGCTGCTTCCAAGAGTGTTTTTAAGTTTGGCGCTGCGGTTTGTCCTTTATTGATGCGAATTGCAGTTACCTTCCCTTCCTGGTTGGACAGCTGAACCAGACACAAGCGATCGCGCTGTGGTAGTAATCCCATAGTTTCGGTATCGACGGCGATCGCAACGGATTCTAAATACTCGGATAAAGCCGCGTCACTCAGGTCGCCATCGCTCACAAGAAAATCGTCTAATGTCATAAATAATAAGAAAATAAATGCAGTGTCTACAAGACAAACGTCTGATCAGACACTACATTATAAATTAGGGACTGCCAAAAAAATCTTCCATCGCCACAGGCAAGAGTCAAGAGCCTAGAGTCAAGAGTTGTTAGGACTGACAACACTATCTAGTGTGTAAAAAAATTTGCGTCAGGTAGACTTCGCCTTGCTTATTGGCTGCAACACCAATTCCTGTGAGATTATACTTACCTTTAATGTTCTCTAAATGTCCCGGACTGTTTAGCCAACCTGTAACAGCTTGGGCTGCAGGATTGCTATATCCTTGATTAAAAGCCACATTTTCCGCCGCACTGCTGTAGATAATGGGGATGGAAGTAACTCGCCGTTCAAATCCTTGATGGCTGAACGGGACTTTACCATTAGCCATATTTTGACTATGAATCCTTGCCTGGCGAGTGATACTGGTATTGATCGTCAACTTTCCTAGCCCTTTAGAAACCCGATATCGATTAATTTGCTCAAATACTGATTTTTCTAGAGCAGTAGTATTAAAAGTAGTAGTAGATGTTGCCACTTGAGAAGAAAGATTCGATAAGGGCTGATTATGGGTGGATTTTTTCCCAGAGGTGTGACCGGGGAAAGGTAAAGTTGTGAATCCACTGGCAAGGACAAGCGTACTTAAAGCGAGGCCAAAAGCAGTTTGTCGGAACATGAAGAATTACGCTGTCTATATAGATATAAGACCTATACTCTAACTTATTGTTCCTATAATATATACCACGATACTATTAAGGATTTTTGACATCCTCACCGTGGCTTTAGCCCTTTAGACCTATCCCTGGGTTTACAGCAATTTTCAGGTAAATAGACCACGCGGTAGGGGCGCAAGGCCTTGCGCCCCTACGAGTATCCGTGGTTCAAATCGATGAAAATTGCTGTAATACCCCGCCCCCTTGTGGGCTGTTGTTACTTGTTTTACCACTAACTACTGACAAATGACAAAAACTCCACCCACACCGACAAGGGGATGGAGTTTTTTATTTGCAAGTCCTTTAACTAAATTTAATTTTTCTTGTTGATGTTTTATACATAGTAATACCTTGTATTTGTTAGTATATATTTATCATGAGTAAGTAAAGTTATACAAAAGCCAAAAGGTCTATATAGCAAGTTATAGTAATCGCCAAGGTGGTTAGGACGTTCTCAATTGCTGAAACTCTTGATGTCATTCCCCTCTTCCCCTAACCCCTAGTCCCCCGATTTCAAAGTCTTATACAATACCACTAAAACGCTGACACATGTAGGAGCGAGTGGGGGCACGGCAATGCCGTGCCCCTACAGCTGGTATCATATCGTGTGGATTTAGGGGTATCTAAAAATTTATCCGGCTAAACAAATAGTTTGAAATCGCGGGACTAGTCCCTAGCTATAATTCGCTAACTCTGTTTCCTAAGTATATCTGAGTCCAGATAAGTTCGCCGGCCTAGCTGTGAATTACGCTTCGATTCGCGAAAGAAATATTCAGCCTTAACTAGATTTTCGGTTCGGATGCTAGACGCACCCTTAATAGTACTGCTAACAACTCAAGTGAATTGCTTGCAGTGAGTTTTGTATTGCTGATAAATTACCAATGATAGTAATTAGGAGAAAAACCAGATATGAATATCAAACAAACTGTTTCGATTGGACTTTTAACACTGGGAATTGGATTTTTTGGGATGAAGTCAGTAGATGCTCAATCTCCAGTAACTCAACAGCCTTCATCATTTACCATTGCCCAACTGACAGAGGCTAGTTCTCCTATTTATGGAACCTACAAACTACAGTACAGCGTTAATGGGATTATTCATGAGAGTATTCTCAGAATGAGGGGATATTCAGGAATCATGAGAACCCGCTATTTCAATCCTCAAAGACGTAAGACTGTTGTTGTAGACCAAACAATGGAATTAAAGTCTTCATCTAGTGGATTAATATTGTTAGGATCTAATCCTGTGTATGCTGGTACTACTATTCCAGCGGAATATAGCGCGGATAATTTTTTATTTCAAATACGTCCTGATGGCACATTGGTAGTTTTTACTTGTGATGATGCGAAGCAATGTTCGCCTGTAGATTTAGAAGTCATCCGCTAATGGATTGAAAATATGAACTACCTCTAGCTGGCTCCTAAGCTAGAGGTTTCTGCATCCCCTAACTCGTTATTTAGGAATGTCAGATTTAAAGAATGGTGCGTGACGCCAAAAGTCTTGTAACTGCGTATAATATTTATTTATCGCAGCGTCACGCACCCTACAAATGGAACTTTTTAAGTAAATTTACGCGGGATTGAGAAACTTGGCTACAGTTTGTACATCCTTATCACCACGTCCGGAGCAGTTAATGACAATCCGGGGACTACCGCTAAGTTGAGGACAGAGAGTTTCCAGGTAGGCGATCGCATGAGATGTTTCTAGTGCGGGGATAATCCCTTCTAACTGGGATAATCGCTGGAATGCTGCCAATGCTTCTGCATCCGTTACACTATAATATTCAGCGCGAGCGGTATCTTTCAAATAGCTGTGTTCTGGCCCTACTCCCGGATAATCTAACCCGGCACTAATTGAGTGTGCCTCAATTATTTGTCCATCATCATCTTGGAGAAGATAGCTCATGGCTCCGTGTAATACACCAATTTGACCTTTTGTCAAGGTGGCAGCGTGTTTGTTGGTATTTACACCTTCTCCTGCTGCTTCGACGCC
The Gloeotrichia echinulata CP02 DNA segment above includes these coding regions:
- a CDS encoding CAP domain-containing protein gives rise to the protein MFRQTAFGLALSTLVLASGFTTLPFPGHTSGKKSTHNQPLSNLSSQVATSTTTFNTTALEKSVFEQINRYRVSKGLGKLTINTSITRQARIHSQNMANGKVPFSHQGFERRVTSIPIIYSSAAENVAFNQGYSNPAAQAVTGWLNSPGHLENIKGKYNLTGIGVAANKQGEVYLTQIFLHTR
- a CDS encoding rhodanese-like domain-containing protein gives rise to the protein MNNNRLGGIIPSEPPVNPQSDVHVLKSRLEWGEPALTILDVSDRRTYNQGHIMGAMPMPIDELVDCAASSLEKVRDIYVYAATETQTAQAAQLLRSAGFKHVSQLQGGLTAWKAIGGQTEGIIESRIPPGLAEYNVVSRIQEHFEQKC
- a CDS encoding NACHT domain-containing NTPase; amino-acid sequence: MTSQGLRASPEGIRVAKTALTDKTWSQQKLATSLGITRQPVSKFFAGEPVSRSCFVQICQKLGLSWQKVAGLPEDLVSVVTAKVQSNTVDIDTLVVEMRQQRQDKIQYQCSTIQMLDIAQPIPLIDIYTSVNVLEAIPSQQWREISDLLKDFSRESNYNRLHALKHQKTLPGLEVVSRTSKLMLLGKPGSGKTIFLQYLATECNKGQFQPHRIVVFIKLKKFAEDTQDESDFNLFNYISQEFLCSGTEEESTKTVLTQGRMLILLDGLDEVPLADADKVTREIRRFTETYYKNSFVITCRIGAQQYKFQEFTEFEIADFQDKQVENFAKNWFVAVALKSRENAEATGNMLINQLNLLENQPIRELTATPMLLHFICLVFHAKKQAFPSNIAKFYEQLLNILLVRWDEVRGIKRVTLNGSLSAASKKKLLYQIAAITFEQGDYYFEQDKIQELMTDYLITLPDITLDNQSLLKTIETQHGLLVEEARGIYSFSHLTFQEYFMAKNIVENYQFKAWKILLCHLTETRWHNVFLLTVNMLPNAEEMFRLMKQEIDLLVAVDHQIQNFLIWVRQKSNSVSTRYKIAAIRAFYLVCDRAFALTPNYNLESALVGDITFDPDLAVDDLLASTLVCVGELGQSFEYTLDDTIVQDHAHALAIALNQTLELVFEPELQQVLQNLKAQLPDLNLAPQKLRLWWEANGKVWEKKLRDALINHRNIGHDWHFNQQQQELLLQYYYVNKLLVDCLHRASGITPALREEMEETLLLAIADIETIAK
- a CDS encoding ribonuclease H-like domain-containing protein, with translation MTLDDFLVSDGDLSDAALSEYLESVAIAVDTETMGLLPQRDRLCLVQLSNQEGKVTAIRINKGQTAAPNLKTLLEAANVLKVFHFARFDVATLRYNLGITVSPIFCTKIASKLARTYTNRHGLKDVVQELEQVELDKSSQSSDWGNAANLSEAQLSYAANDVRYLLSVQQKLTAMLQREERWELAQECFQVLPTIVSLDLLQFKDLFEH